The genomic stretch CCGTTCTCGAAGGCCACGCAAACCAAACCAACCTTCCCGACAAATGCTGTGACGCACTCTTCATGCGCCGCGTCTATCACCACTTTGAGGATCCAGGCGCCATGAACGCGAGCCTCTGGCGGTCGCTCAAGCCTGGCGGGCGGCTCGCGATCATCGACTTCCCGCCCGACACCGGGGAGAGCGCCGAGCCAAGCGGCCGCAGCGATGGAGACCAGCATGGCGTGACGGCTCAAACGGTGGAGCGCGAGCTGAAGGAGGCTGCGTTCGAAGTGCTCTCCACCGATAAGGTGTCAGACAGAGACTTCATGGTCGTCGTGCAAAAGCCAACCATGCGCTAGTGTCCTGTCCGCGTGATTCGTTGCATACGTCCCGGAGCGCGGCGCCCGGCT from Luteitalea sp. encodes the following:
- a CDS encoding methyltransferase domain-containing protein → MPQRPVITCLLLFGLTATTAVTRGAARTALVPDREDAADAARLIEVLDVGQGSTVAEIGAGEGALTLAMAEHVGRSGRVYSSELGPERVADLRQAVAKADLENVTVLEGHANQTNLPDKCCDALFMRRVYHHFEDPGAMNASLWRSLKPGGRLAIIDFPPDTGESAEPSGRSDGDQHGVTAQTVERELKEAAFEVLSTDKVSDRDFMVVVQKPTMR